One segment of Nostoc flagelliforme CCNUN1 DNA contains the following:
- a CDS encoding sugar phosphate nucleotidyltransferase: MKAMILAAGKGTRVRPITYTIPKPMIPILQKPVMEFLLELLRQHGFDQIMVNVSHLAEEIENYFRDGQRFGVQIAYSFEGKIDDDGKLEGEAIGSAGGMRRIQDFSPFFDDTFVVLCGDALIDLDLTAAVKWHRAKRSIATIITKSVPKEEVSSYGVVVTDEEGRVKAFQEKPSTEEALSTNINTGIYIFEPEVFNYIPSNVEYDIGGQLFPKLVEIKAPFYAIPMDFEWVDIGKVPDYWRAIRGVLLGEIKNVQIPGHEVAPGIYTGLNVAVNWDKVDITGPVYIGGMTRIEDGAKIVGPAMIGPNCWICSGATVENSVIFEWSRLGPGVRLVDKLVFGRYCVDKTGAAIDVQAAALDWLITDARQTPPSHTPLELQAIEELLGTNAS, encoded by the coding sequence ATGAAAGCGATGATTCTCGCGGCTGGCAAGGGTACTCGCGTGCGTCCGATTACCTATACAATTCCCAAACCAATGATTCCCATCCTGCAAAAGCCAGTGATGGAGTTCTTGCTGGAACTGTTACGCCAACATGGATTTGACCAAATTATGGTCAACGTTAGTCATTTGGCTGAGGAAATAGAAAACTATTTTCGTGACGGTCAGCGGTTTGGGGTGCAAATTGCCTATTCCTTTGAAGGGAAAATTGATGACGACGGGAAACTGGAAGGCGAAGCAATTGGTTCAGCTGGAGGGATGCGCCGCATCCAAGACTTCTCGCCCTTTTTTGATGATACCTTTGTGGTGTTATGCGGTGATGCTTTAATTGATTTGGATTTAACTGCGGCGGTTAAATGGCATAGAGCTAAACGCTCGATCGCTACTATTATTACAAAATCTGTCCCCAAGGAAGAAGTTTCTAGCTACGGTGTAGTTGTCACTGACGAAGAGGGGCGTGTTAAAGCTTTTCAAGAAAAACCTTCAACTGAAGAAGCCCTCAGCACCAATATCAACACAGGTATTTACATCTTTGAGCCAGAGGTGTTTAACTATATCCCCTCTAATGTCGAGTACGACATTGGTGGCCAATTGTTTCCCAAATTGGTAGAAATCAAAGCTCCCTTCTACGCCATCCCTATGGACTTTGAATGGGTAGATATTGGTAAAGTACCAGATTATTGGCGGGCGATTCGCGGTGTACTCCTAGGTGAAATCAAGAATGTGCAAATTCCTGGTCATGAAGTTGCCCCTGGCATCTACACTGGCTTAAATGTCGCCGTAAATTGGGACAAAGTAGATATCACAGGCCCAGTTTACATTGGTGGTATGACGAGAATAGAAGACGGAGCTAAAATTGTCGGCCCAGCGATGATTGGCCCCAATTGTTGGATATGTAGTGGCGCAACAGTAGAAAACAGCGTGATTTTTGAATGGTCGCGCCTGGGGCCAGGAGTCCGTTTAGTCGATAAGCTAGTGTTTGGACGTTATTGCGTGGATAAAACTGGCGCTGCAATAGATGTTCAAGCGGCTGCTCTAGACTGGCTGATTACCGATGCCCGTCAGACTCCGCCATCACATACGCCTCTTGAGCTACAAGCGATAGAGGAATTATTGGGAACAAACGCAAGTTAA